Genomic segment of Brachyhypopomus gauderio isolate BG-103 chromosome 10, BGAUD_0.2, whole genome shotgun sequence:
CCTACTGAGAGTGACAGTATTGAAGCTCTGCGTCCTTTAAGTATAGATTACTGGTCAGGTCTGAGACTTTCTGTGTAAGCTGAAGAGATTTTTTTAATCATCACCACCAAAAAGGAATTTAATCAagcacaatgagaaatgcattCATTGCTAACACCCAAGGATGTCTTACAATCAGGATGCTTTTACATCCAGTCAACACAATGCTGAGATGAAAATGTGCTGACTGGGTTACTTAAAGCAAAACAGGGAAAAATAATACAACAGAAGCCAATACAACTGGGCCCAGCACAGAAAACCAGGAGTCAAATAGAGTGAAGCAAGCTGTGGGAAGCATTGTTTTGGCTCAGAATGTCAGAAAAAAGTTCCATAAGTTACAGGAGGAGAATGATCCAGTTTAAAGCATCCTCCAGCAGAACACAATCACACCTGAGCAAACTAAACAATTACACCTGAGTACAGTTAGAGTATAGTTTTATAGTATACAATCTATACCATCAGCAACAAAATTACAATACTGGTACaagtataaaattatattataaaAAAGTATTTTGTTCTTGGACAATACTCAACGTGTTCTATTGGCACAAACGTTTTTGGGTTCAATGTGCATAAAATGTAGTCAACATTCTGAAGATTAAACGTAATCTTTGATGGTGGAACAGACGTACCTTTTTTCTAATGTGCTCGCCCTCTTTAAGCTCCAAATTCTTTAGAAGGATTTCTTCCCCATTTGCGAGTCTATTCGTCCCGTTTGCAAACGAACTAAAGAAAACAGCAGGTAGGTCCCGGTTCACACACAGCGTGTTTCCTGTATTTCAAGCACATCCTCTCACTTCACGAACACTCTCCATAACGCACACCACTCATACCTGTGTCCTTCAGTCTCTTCCAATACACTCACACGAAGGCTTAGCAGTTCTTCTAATCTCGACACTGTTCATAAGGAAAACAATTTTAGAACAACCTTGCGCactcaaaaaataaaataatcaacAATATTAAGAAACGTACCTTTGTTAAAGAGCCCCGAGAAGGGATCTTTCTGCACGCAGTCCCTCTGAAACAGCTCGGCACGCACGTGACTCTTCCACCGCTCCATGACTTTACGTGAGGAACGTGTGAGGGTTTACACGCCAATAAAACAGCTCCTCTCGAAATGTTCTTCCTTTAGTAGAAATCCAGCACGACACATCCCGACAGTATAAACCTTAATAGTTTTCCATGTAAAACTCTACAACTAAAAACATCTCATCATAGCTAAACTGACCCGACTGTTCCTTTTCTCTCCCTCGGGTAGCCGTGGTGCGCGTTTGCGTTTTTCTGCGGTGAAGATTGTCCCACTCCGCTCGCCATTACCAGAGCGGGCAGCGAGCGCCTTACTTGTTAATATTATGATGTTTGTTTCTTAAAAGTGTTTCCTAACAAAAAGAAGGAAAAGAACAAACCATCCACGCAAACATCATCACGCCCTCGAACAGATGTAAGttatatttaatattaatattaaacgTGCTTGTGGTCTCTTTCTATGTAATGTACGTTAGCGCTGTGTTGGAGGTCTGTGTTTTTACGAGATGTTCTACAATCTAAACGTGATTCTAGTCTGAAATGGCGAACGACCGCCTGCGAGCTCTTGAGGACGTGGAGAAGGAGATCGCCGTGGTTCTccagtgtgcaggtgtgtctcCACGTTCAACTTCTTTCACTATGCAATGTTAGCAAAGCTAGCTTACCTCCCCTAGCTCTGAGCCAGGTGAGCTTGGCTTGAACACGTTGGGCGAACCGCTTACACTCAGTGACTAATAAGGATGTGACTGGCTCACCGAGTCTTGAAGATATACAGCCTGTCGGTAATGTGACTCTAGATTGAAATATTTGTCTTAAGTAGCGGAGCAATCCTATACAACACTATGTGAAAGTTCATATTAATGAATGTAGAtaagttatttttgttaatgtttACACTGATGTCGATACTTTACAATTGATACCTTTACAGTACGGATCCAAGACTGATGTGTAGTTCTCCTTCATTCAGGAAACATTGTACTGGAGTTGTCAAAGGAGAAACACAATGCAAGTTTATTAGATCGGCAGCTGAACCAGTTTCAAACCTCCATTAACAGGGTGGAGAGTGAGCTTAGCTCCCAGATACGGTATCTCACACAGGTTGGTATTCTTACCTATTCACGTCTAATCATGAATATATTCATGAGACATTACTCAGATCACCAGCACTCCTTTAAGCTTTTGATTCAGCAAATGTACAACCCGGGTAGCTCACCCAATACATTCATTTAACTTAAACTGGTTTCTATTCTAGGATAAAAAACAGTAGGCAATATGGTTGTTGTGTTTTCCGTACTAGTTACATACATGTAGATGTACTTGCAAGACAGAAGTAATTGATGTATATGAAGGCCTTGAATGTCATTAAGGAATTTAACACCTCTGTGTGGTAATGACACTGATATATCAGGGTTCTCCAGTAAGCTTTTTGCCAGAGAGCATTGGTACACCTAACATAAAAAATATAGGCACATACACAGcaaaactgacattttcatTAAGCACCATTCACACTATATAAAAAACCTTAATCTAATTACAGTAATAATATCAACCAACATTCATCTGAAGCACAAAAATTTTAGTTggaatatattttttattcatatCAGATTTAATCTCAATGCCACCaggtgttgtgccaaattcaaATCCCCTGCATGAGACTTTCCTGGGAGTGCGTGCAGTATAAATTTCACAGTATAAAATTCTATATTGATCAAAAAAATGAGAAAGATCACACATTTCATATAATTCTGATGGAATTTGCTGTTGCGGTATGACATCCAGTTGAAAGCAGACATAATCCCACTGTATTTCAGTCCAATACTGATCAAAACCTAGCCTAGGATCATATGTGGCAGTATTTTATAACTGACACAtaaatacattatatatgcaTTTTATGGTGTTAGATCCATGAAACTTATGCAGGAAACCGGTTATTCATGTCTATATGCCTAAAATAGAGACTATATGGAAAATATAAGGTAGATATAAATATGAGCCAGGATAAACAGAATAAAGGGAATGTGTTTTTATGACAGACCTGCCAGGAAAggcaatcaaatcaaatcaaatatatttgtatagcgcttttcacaacacatgttgtcacaaagcgctttacaggatttacaagattaacaatactatgggtccaaatccctaatgagcaagccaaaggcgacagtggcaaggaaaaactccctagatggtggggaataggaagaaaccttgggaggaccaagactcaaaagggaacccatcctccattgggcggcctgttaacacacaaattacacaaattatacagacgaatacacaatcCCTTTAATTCTGGCCATGTCTTCTGTACTTATCCTACTAGACTTGGATGCTTCTTCTGATTCTGTGCACCACTGCATGCTTTTCTTATTTTAGCACTTGTAGATTTCATTCTACTGATCCTGTCTTTAAATTATAAACAGTTTATGATTCCCGTATAAGCTTAATggatataaaataattaaaagtgTATGTAATGTATTTACTATAAAACACTGAACTGAAACGTATAATACTAGGCTCATTGTTTTGATCAGTACAGAACTAAAATAGGGATGACGTCCGCTTTCGATTAGAAGAGATACCGCAACAGTCTGTAAATCAGCAAATTCCATCACTGTTGTCCGATATGTGCGCTCTTTGTCTAGTTCTATTGCTCAGTATAGATCTGAAGAATACGCGACTGCGCATGTGCCACGCGCGCTCGCGAGAAGTAGCTGCGTCTCGCGGCGGAGTGCTGATTTTGGCACAACGGCGAAACTTGCATGCAAGTTAATGTAAATCTTTTAGCTAGTGTTTGAACATTTAAAACAAGCTAGATAATAGTGTTCACCTTTCTTAGGGCCTAAACGATAGCTATCGTTATGTGTTTTAGTTAGCAGAGCTACACAGTCGGTTATCTTACATGAAGGACAGGTAGCTGGTTAATTTCTTATTCTGAGAGTAGTCTACTCACGCAGCCGTTTGGCTGTGTGCGTCACTTAACTTAATGACCTTATTTGATGTGTGACAAAAGACGCAAAACCCTCCAGTGTTTGACCTTCTGGTTCGTTTGCGTAAAGGTGGCGACAGGTCAGCCTCACGAAGGCTCGACCTACTCTGCGCGAAAGGACTGCCAGATGGCCCTGAACCGGGCCGAATATGCCCGCATCAAACTGGGAGAACTGGCACGCACCTGCGAGATGATGCTTGATCCACAGACATGATATACTTGTAATTAGCTTTAACATTTAAGTGTATAAAATGTTTGTACAACCTGTCATTGATATAGTCTGTTTATAATAGTTCCATATGGAGTAAGATTTTGGGGATATTGTGTAATATGGATTTGATAATTTGCTAAACTGTTCCATAGCATCAACATACCATTATCTCCTATtggagattt
This window contains:
- the med11 gene encoding mediator of RNA polymerase II transcription subunit 11, with product MANDRLRALEDVEKEIAVVLQCAGNIVLELSKEKHNASLLDRQLNQFQTSINRVESELSSQIRYLTQVATGQPHEGSTYSARKDCQMALNRAEYARIKLGELARTCEMMLDPQT